A genomic window from Streptomyces sp. HUAS YS2 includes:
- a CDS encoding polysaccharide pyruvyl transferase family protein produces the protein MNPVRVGVFGLLGSGNLGNDGSLEAVLGYLRAEHPEAVVDALCGGPEVVTARYAIPATRLHWYRGEYRTASRAGAVAGKALGKLVDAFRTAAWVRRHDVVIVPGMGVLEATLPLRPWGFPYALFLLCASGRLARTPVALLGVGAGPIQNRPTRALVRWSARLASYRSYRDAQSRDAMREMGVDTERDEVHPDLAFSLPTLPSSAPSGPPGPVCVGVMDFHGGNDDRDRAEEIHRRYLDGTTRFVRALVEDGRPVRLITGDACDAPVVAAILDAVDSPLVTAAQAASLADLMKETAAADAVVATRYHNLVCALKVGTPTLALSYAAKSDALMAEMGLGAYCHPAREVDPDRLLDQFRALEKRAAELRRTLAERNAVAARRLGDQFTALTTALFPTAGHDHGARKVLP, from the coding sequence ATGAATCCGGTACGTGTCGGGGTGTTCGGCCTGCTCGGCTCCGGCAACCTCGGAAACGACGGGTCGCTGGAGGCCGTGCTCGGGTACCTCCGCGCCGAGCACCCGGAGGCCGTCGTGGACGCGCTGTGCGGCGGACCCGAGGTCGTGACGGCGCGGTACGCGATCCCCGCGACGCGACTGCACTGGTACCGCGGGGAGTACCGGACCGCCTCGCGTGCGGGCGCGGTCGCGGGGAAGGCTCTGGGCAAGCTCGTCGACGCCTTCCGCACCGCCGCCTGGGTGCGCCGGCACGATGTGGTGATCGTGCCGGGCATGGGCGTCCTGGAGGCGACGCTGCCGCTGCGGCCGTGGGGCTTCCCGTACGCGCTGTTCCTGCTCTGCGCGTCCGGCCGGCTGGCCCGCACCCCGGTCGCGCTGCTCGGCGTCGGCGCCGGGCCGATCCAGAACCGGCCGACCCGGGCCCTGGTCCGCTGGTCGGCGCGCCTGGCCTCGTACCGCTCGTACCGGGACGCCCAGTCCCGCGACGCGATGCGGGAGATGGGCGTGGACACCGAGCGCGACGAGGTCCACCCGGACCTCGCGTTCTCCCTGCCGACGCTTCCGTCGAGCGCTCCCTCGGGCCCGCCCGGCCCGGTCTGCGTCGGCGTCATGGACTTCCACGGCGGCAACGACGACCGCGACCGGGCCGAGGAGATCCACCGGCGCTACCTCGACGGGACGACCCGCTTCGTCCGCGCGCTGGTCGAGGACGGACGGCCGGTCCGGCTCATCACCGGCGACGCCTGTGATGCTCCGGTGGTCGCCGCGATCCTCGACGCGGTGGACTCGCCACTGGTCACCGCCGCCCAAGCGGCCTCGCTGGCCGACCTGATGAAGGAGACGGCGGCCGCCGATGCGGTGGTGGCGACCCGCTACCACAACCTGGTCTGCGCGTTGAAGGTCGGCACACCGACCCTCGCGCTCAGCTACGCGGCGAAGAGCGACGCGCTCATGGCCGAGATGGGACTCGGCGCGTACTGCCACCCGGCGCGCGAGGTCGACCCGGACCGGCTGCTCGACCAGTTCCGCGCGCTGGAGAAGCGGGCGGCGGAGCTGCGGCGGACCCTCGCCGAGCGGAACGCGGTCGCGGCCCGGCGGCTCGGGGACCAGTTCACCGCCTTGACCACGGCCCTGTTCCCGACGGCGGGCCACGACCACGGAGCACGGAAGGTTCTTCCATGA
- a CDS encoding glycosyltransferase family 2 protein has product MTARPRLSIGLPVYNGEEYLAESLDALLGQTYEEFELVISDNASTDGTQDICRRYAEKDSRIRYIRLPRNIGAAPNHNFVFTECRGELFKWASHDDLYARDLLRRCVEALDERPDVILAHADQAVIDGDGQVKVPYEYTLATASPHAPERFRSMLFEPGGDDFYGVMRADVLRRVKPHDSYHHADRTFVSEIGLHGPFHQVPELLYFRRDHPTRAERANPSKRSRCVNLDPRRAGPLHPTPRLLAEYVWGFVSAIRRAPLSTADRRACYGHLAAWATSRARPGAGERVEDRTPVDPARLGVSVDDLVAGREGRRA; this is encoded by the coding sequence ATGACAGCCCGACCCCGGCTCAGCATCGGCCTGCCCGTGTACAACGGCGAGGAGTACCTCGCCGAGTCGCTCGACGCCCTGCTCGGCCAGACGTACGAGGAGTTCGAGCTGGTCATCTCCGACAACGCCTCGACCGACGGGACGCAGGACATCTGCCGCCGGTACGCCGAGAAGGACTCCCGCATCCGGTACATCCGGCTGCCCCGGAACATCGGCGCCGCGCCGAACCACAACTTCGTGTTCACCGAGTGCCGTGGCGAGCTGTTCAAGTGGGCCTCGCACGACGACCTGTACGCCCGGGACCTGCTGCGGCGCTGTGTGGAGGCCCTGGACGAGCGGCCGGACGTGATCCTCGCCCACGCCGACCAGGCGGTCATCGACGGCGACGGCCAGGTGAAGGTCCCGTACGAGTACACGCTCGCGACCGCCTCCCCGCACGCGCCGGAGCGCTTCCGCAGCATGCTGTTCGAACCCGGTGGCGACGACTTCTACGGGGTGATGCGGGCCGACGTGCTGCGCCGGGTGAAGCCGCACGACAGCTACCACCACGCGGACCGCACGTTCGTCTCCGAGATCGGCCTGCACGGGCCCTTCCACCAGGTGCCGGAGCTGCTGTACTTCCGCCGCGACCACCCCACCCGCGCCGAGCGGGCGAACCCGTCCAAGCGCTCCCGGTGCGTCAACCTGGACCCGCGCCGGGCCGGGCCGCTGCACCCGACGCCCCGGCTGCTCGCCGAGTACGTCTGGGGCTTCGTCTCGGCGATCCGGCGGGCTCCACTGTCCACCGCCGACCGCCGCGCCTGCTACGGCCATCTGGCGGCGTGGGCGACCAGCCGGGCCCGGCCGGGCGCCGGCGAGCGGGTCGAGGACCGCACTCCGGTCGACCCGGCGCGGCTCGGCGTCTCGGTCGACGACCTCGTCGCGGGGCGGGAAGGTCGGCGCGCATGA
- the rfbC gene encoding dTDP-4-dehydrorhamnose 3,5-epimerase: MKAIEVPAITGAFLFEPTPYADERGFFCRTFDADVVRSVGLDPDAFVQDSLSRSVRGVLRGMHLRSGNGEAKLVRCSYGQIFDVVVDLRPDSPTYRNVATFELSGETQTTLYIPAGCAHGFQALTETADTSYRIDRPHDPSEDVTIAFDDPELAIPWPLPPALMSRRDREAPSLAEVLKQKES, translated from the coding sequence ATGAAAGCGATCGAAGTCCCGGCGATCACGGGCGCGTTCCTCTTCGAGCCGACACCGTACGCCGACGAGCGCGGCTTCTTCTGCCGCACCTTCGACGCCGACGTGGTCCGCTCGGTGGGCCTCGACCCGGACGCCTTCGTCCAGGACAGCCTGTCCCGCTCGGTCCGGGGCGTGCTGCGCGGCATGCACCTGCGCTCCGGCAACGGCGAGGCCAAGCTGGTGCGGTGCTCGTACGGGCAGATCTTCGACGTCGTCGTGGACCTGCGGCCGGACTCACCGACCTACCGCAACGTGGCCACCTTCGAACTGTCCGGCGAGACGCAGACGACGCTGTACATCCCGGCAGGGTGCGCGCACGGCTTCCAGGCCCTCACCGAGACCGCCGACACCTCGTACCGGATCGACCGCCCGCACGATCCGTCCGAGGACGTGACGATCGCCTTCGACGACCCTGAACTCGCCATACCCTGGCCGCTCCCGCCCGCCCTCATGTCCCGGCGGGACCGGGAGGCGCCGAGCCTCGCCGAGGTCCTGAAGCAGAAGGAGAGCTGA
- a CDS encoding DUF4910 domain-containing protein — MTTADPGEEMHALVERLYPICRSITGDGVRATLDIVGEYIPLQVHEVPTGTQVLDWTVPQEWNIRDAYVADAAGNRVVDFTASSLHVLGYSVPVSATMPLAELREHLHTLPDHPSWVPYRTSYYRPEWGFCLAQETLDALLDGEYEVRIDSTLADGHLTYAEHVVPGEVADEVIVSCHVCHPSLANDNLAGIAVATFLARALAEETPYYTYRFLFAPGTIGAITWLARNAERVDQVKHGVVLACAGDRGSLTYKQSRRGDAEIDRVMRHVLTASERPHQVNEFTPYGYDERQFCSPGFDLGVGSLTRTPYAGYPEYHTSADNPDFVSPEAMADTLAVCREAFDVLDRNRRYVNLSPYGEPQLGRRGLYDSLGGRSDAKQAQMAMLWVLSLSDGEHSLLDIAERSGLPFDTVAVAADALGAAGLVKA; from the coding sequence ATGACGACGGCAGATCCCGGCGAGGAGATGCACGCGCTGGTGGAGCGGCTGTACCCGATCTGCCGGAGCATCACCGGCGACGGCGTGCGCGCCACCCTGGACATCGTCGGCGAGTACATCCCCCTGCAGGTGCACGAGGTGCCGACCGGGACGCAGGTGCTGGACTGGACGGTGCCGCAGGAGTGGAACATCCGCGACGCGTACGTCGCCGACGCCGCCGGCAACCGGGTCGTCGACTTCACCGCGTCCAGCCTGCACGTGCTCGGCTACAGCGTGCCGGTGTCGGCGACGATGCCGCTGGCCGAGCTGCGCGAGCACCTGCACACCCTGCCGGACCACCCGTCCTGGGTGCCGTACCGCACCAGCTACTACAGGCCGGAGTGGGGGTTCTGCCTGGCCCAGGAGACCTTGGACGCGCTGCTGGACGGCGAGTACGAGGTGCGCATCGACTCCACGCTCGCGGACGGCCACCTCACGTACGCCGAGCATGTGGTTCCCGGGGAGGTCGCCGACGAGGTGATCGTCTCCTGTCACGTCTGCCACCCGTCGCTGGCCAACGACAACCTGGCCGGCATCGCGGTGGCGACGTTCCTGGCCCGGGCGCTGGCGGAGGAGACGCCGTACTACACCTACCGGTTCCTGTTCGCGCCCGGCACGATCGGGGCGATCACCTGGCTGGCTCGCAACGCGGAGCGGGTGGATCAGGTCAAGCACGGCGTCGTGCTGGCCTGCGCGGGTGACCGGGGCAGCCTGACGTACAAGCAGAGCCGACGAGGCGACGCGGAGATCGACCGGGTGATGCGACACGTCCTGACCGCCTCCGAACGCCCGCACCAGGTCAACGAGTTCACGCCCTACGGCTACGACGAGCGGCAGTTCTGCTCGCCCGGGTTCGACCTCGGCGTGGGCTCGCTCACCCGGACCCCGTACGCCGGATACCCCGAGTACCACACCTCGGCGGACAACCCGGACTTCGTCTCCCCGGAGGCGATGGCGGACACGCTCGCCGTCTGCCGCGAGGCGTTCGACGTGCTCGACCGCAACCGGCGGTACGTCAACCTCAGCCCCTACGGCGAACCACAGCTGGGCCGGCGTGGGTTGTACGACTCGCTCGGCGGCCGCAGCGACGCGAAGCAGGCCCAGATGGCCATGCTCTGGGTGCTCAGCCTCTCCGACGGCGAGCACAGCCTGCTGGACATCGCCGAGCGGTCCGGGCTGCCGTTCGACACGGTCGCCGTCGCGGCCGACGCACTGGGCGCCGCCGGGCTGGTCAAGGCATGA
- a CDS encoding glutamate-1-semialdehyde 2,1-aminomutase — protein MDTEEFRLPRSQQANERLHALIPGGAHTYAKGDDQYPENLAPVISHGLGAHVWDVDGNRYIEYGSGLRSVSLGHAHPRVLEAVRRELDRGSNFVRPSVMEVEAAERFLATVPTAEMVKFAKNGSDVTTAAVRLARAVTGRPRVAICGDHPFFSVDDWFIGTTPMSAGIPTATTELTVAFPYGDLAATEELLTRYQDEVACLILEPAGHNEPPPGYLEGLRELADRHGCVLIFDEMITGFRWSEAGAQGLYGVVPDLSTFGKALGNGFAVSALAGRRELMEWGGLRHSGDRVFLLSTTHGAETHSLAAAMAVQTTYVQEDVTARLHALGERLAAGVREAAAGMGVGDHVVVRGRASNLVFATLDENRQPSQQYRTLFLRRLLAGGVLAPSFVVSSALEDADIDHTVDVVAQACAVYRKALDAADPTPWLAGRPVKPVFRRLA, from the coding sequence GTGGACACCGAAGAGTTCCGACTGCCCCGGTCGCAGCAGGCGAACGAGCGGCTGCACGCTTTGATCCCCGGGGGCGCGCACACCTACGCGAAGGGCGACGACCAGTACCCCGAGAACCTGGCCCCGGTCATCAGCCACGGCCTCGGCGCCCACGTGTGGGACGTCGACGGCAACCGCTACATCGAGTACGGCTCCGGCCTGCGGTCGGTCAGCCTCGGTCACGCCCACCCACGCGTGCTCGAGGCGGTGCGGCGGGAACTCGACCGCGGCAGCAACTTCGTCCGGCCGTCCGTCATGGAGGTCGAGGCCGCGGAACGCTTCCTGGCCACGGTGCCGACCGCCGAGATGGTGAAGTTCGCCAAGAACGGCTCCGACGTCACCACCGCGGCGGTGCGGCTCGCCCGCGCCGTCACCGGGCGCCCGCGGGTGGCCATCTGCGGCGACCATCCGTTCTTCTCGGTCGACGACTGGTTCATCGGCACCACACCGATGTCCGCCGGCATCCCGACGGCGACCACCGAGCTCACCGTGGCGTTCCCGTACGGGGATCTGGCCGCCACGGAGGAACTGCTGACCCGGTACCAGGACGAGGTCGCCTGTCTGATCCTCGAACCCGCCGGCCACAACGAGCCGCCGCCCGGGTACCTGGAGGGCCTCCGCGAGCTGGCCGACCGGCACGGCTGCGTCCTGATCTTCGACGAGATGATCACCGGGTTCCGCTGGTCCGAGGCCGGCGCCCAGGGCCTGTACGGCGTCGTCCCCGACCTCTCCACGTTCGGCAAGGCGCTCGGCAACGGGTTCGCCGTCTCCGCGCTGGCCGGGCGCCGCGAACTGATGGAGTGGGGCGGGCTGCGGCACTCCGGCGACCGGGTGTTCCTGCTGTCCACCACACACGGTGCGGAGACCCACTCGCTGGCCGCCGCGATGGCCGTGCAGACCACCTATGTCCAGGAGGACGTCACCGCGCGGCTGCACGCCCTCGGCGAGCGGTTGGCCGCGGGTGTCCGCGAGGCCGCGGCCGGCATGGGCGTGGGCGACCACGTCGTCGTCCGGGGCCGGGCCAGCAACCTGGTCTTCGCCACCCTCGACGAGAACCGGCAGCCGTCGCAGCAGTACCGCACCCTGTTCCTGCGCCGGCTCCTCGCGGGCGGGGTGCTGGCCCCATCGTTCGTGGTGAGCAGCGCGCTCGAAGACGCCGACATCGACCACACCGTCGACGTGGTGGCCCAGGCGTGCGCGGTGTACCGGAAGGCGCTGGACGCCGCCGACCCCACCCCCTGGCTGGCGGGGCGGCCCGTGAAGCCCGTGTTCCGCCGCTTGGCGTGA